A genomic segment from Gossypium hirsutum isolate 1008001.06 chromosome D04, Gossypium_hirsutum_v2.1, whole genome shotgun sequence encodes:
- the LOC121216294 gene encoding uncharacterized protein, whose translation MIPKFLNALSRIMFFFMHMMSCRISGSNKDTNVFCSYGDSGFQSYAYDDSLPVPELKRKLRECNNDKMESSEPLFSSSPTSNCTSKSKRRLILCRSDDRADNLPQDSCGESMEIVKQCSLVGSSESPSAVEGCMSKGFAGLLSCCSYFAV comes from the exons ATGATCCCGAAATTCCTGAATGCTTTAAGTAGGATAATGTTCTTTTTTATGCACATGATGTCTTGCAGAATTTCGGGGTCGAATAAAGATACAAATGTTTTCTGTAGCTATGGTGATTCAGGGTTCCAGTCATATGCATATGATGACTCTTTGCCCG TTCCCGAGTTGAAGAGGAAGTTGCGTGAATGTAACAATGATAAAATGGAGTCCTCGGAACCATTATTCTCAAGCTCTCCGACCTCGAATTGCACATCAAAGTCCAAGAGAAGGTTGATTTTGTGCAGATCCGATGACAGGGCAGATAATCTTCCCCAGGATTCATGTGGTGAAAGCATGGAAATTGTTAAACAATGTAGTCTGGTGGGTTCTTCCGAGTCTCCTAGTGCAGTTGAAGGTTGCATGTCAAAGGGCTTTGCGGGGCTGTTATCGTGTTGCTCGTATTTTGCAGTTTGA
- the LOC107937397 gene encoding ATP-dependent zinc metalloprotease FTSH 6, chloroplastic: MAVTVSLSVSHLPGCKAHDFSHLPKPTNKDNPSSKASSDIKLSKRNLLLSSMASGLIGRGVLVGEPAKAEPETPMESSSSRLSYSRFLQYLDEGGVKTVDLFENGTVAIAEIYNPALEKIQRVKVQLPGLPQELVRKMKEKNVDFAAHPMEMNWSAALFDLLGNLAFPLVFLGTLLLSSSSVNNPGGGPNLPFGLGRSKAKFQMEPNTGVTFNDVAGIDEAKQDFQEVVEFLKTPEKFAAIGATIPKGVLLIGPPGTGKTLLAKAIAGEAGVPFFSLSGSEFIEMFVGVGASRVRDLFNKAKANSPCLVFIDEIDAVGRQRGTGIGGGNDEREQTLNQLLTEMDGFTGNTGVIVIAATNRPEILDSALLRPGRFDRQVTVGLPDIRGREEILKVHSDNKRLDKDVSLSVIAMRTPGFSGADLANLMNEAAILAGRRSKDKITMKEIDDSIDRIVAGMEGTKMTDGKNKILVAYHEVGHAVCATLTPGHDPVQKVTLIPRGQARGLTWFIPIEDSDLISKQQLFARVVGGLGGRAAEEVIFGEPEITTGAAGDLQQVTQIARQMVTKFGMSEIGPWALTDPAVQSSDVVLRMLARNSMSEKLAEDIDSSVKKITETAYEIAKNHIRNNREAIDKLVEVLLEKETLTGDEFRAILSEFVDESVIKVDRTPVREMINA; this comes from the exons ATGGCAGTGACAGTCTCTCTTTCTGTCTCCCATCTTCCCGGCTGCAAAGCTCATGATTTCTCTCATCTCCCCAAACCAACTAACAAAGACAACCCATCTTCTAAAGCCTCCTCTGACATCAAATTAAGCAAAAGAAACCTGTTGTTGAGTTCAATGGCTTCGGGTCTTATTGGAAGAGGTGTCTTAGTTGGTGAGCCGGCAAAAGCTGAACCAGAGACCCCAATGGAGAGCTCATCAAGTAGACTATCGTATTCGAGGTTTCTCCAGTACTTGGATGAAGGTGGGGTGAAAACGGTGGACTTGTTTGAGAATGGGACAGTGGCCATTGCTGAGATATATAACCCTGCATTGGAGAAAATTCAGAGGGTAAAAGTTCAGTTGCCGGGATTGCCCCAAGAACTGGTGAGGAAAATGAAGGAGAAAAACGTGGACTTCGCCGCTCATCCTATGGAGATGAACTGGTCGGCTGCTTTATTCGATTTGTTGGGGAATTTGGCTTTTCCCTTGGTATTTCTTGGCACTTTGTTGCTAAGTAGCTCATCTGTTAATAATCCTGGAGGAGGTCCCAACTTGCCTTTCGGACTTGGAAG GAGCAAAGCCAAATTTCAGATGGAACCCAATACAGGAGTCACATTTAACGATGTAGCTGGTATTGATGAAGCCAAGCAAGATTTTCAAGAGGTAGTGGAGTTCTTAAAAACCCCAGAAAAATTTGCAGCAATTGGTGCCACAATTCCCAAAGGAGTGCTTCTAATTGGACCTCCAGGGACTGGTAAGACATTGCTGGCCAAGGCCATTGCAGGGGAAGCAGGGGttcctttcttttccctttctggTTCAGAGTTCATCGAGATGTTTGTAGGCGTTGGAGCTTCCAGAGTTAGGGACCTGTTTAACAAGGCAAAGGCTAACTCCCCATGTTTGGTGTTCATCGATGAGATTGATGCTGTTGGAAGACAGAGAGGAACTGGGATTGGTGGAGGGAATGATGAAAGGGAGCAAACTTTGAATCAGCTGTTGACTGAAATGGATGGTTTTACTGGTAATACTGGAGTTATTGTCATTGCTGCTACTAATAGGCCTGAAATTCTGGATTCTGCTTTGCTTAGGCCTGGAAGATTCGATAGACAG GTAACTGTTGGATTACCAGATATAAGAGGAAGGGAAGAAATATTGAAGGTACACAGCGACAACAAGAGGCTAGATAAGGATGTTTCACTCAGTGTAATCGCCATGAGAACACCGGGATTCAGTGGTGCTGATTTGGCAAATCTCATGAATGAAGCTGCCATTCTTGCTGGTAGAAGAAGCAAAGACAAGATCACGATGAAAGAGATCGACGATTCGATCGATCGAATCGTTGCCGGAATGGAAGGAACAAAGATGACAGATGGAAAGAACAAGATTCTCGTGGCGTACCATGAAGTTGGCCATGCTGTATGCGC GACATTGACACCAGGCCATGATCCAGTTCAAAAAGTGACTTTGATCCCTAGAGGGCAAGCTCGGGGTCTAACATGGTTCATACCAATTGAAGATTCAGATCTCATTTCAAAACAACAACTCTTTGCTAGAGTTGTTGGAGGGCTTGGCGGTCGAGCGGCCGAAGAGGTAATCTTTGGTGAGCCAGAGATTACTACTGGTGCAGCAGGGGACCTGCAACAAGTAACTCAAATAGCCAGACAG ATGGTGACAAAGTTTGGGATGTCAGAAATTGGACCATGGGCGTTAACTGATCCTGCAGTACAAAGCAGTGACGTTGTGTTAAGGATGCTCGCGAGGAATTCCATGTCTGAGAAACTCGCTGAAGACATTGATTCATCGGTTAAGAAAATAACGGAAACTGCATACGAGATTGCAAAGAACCATATAAGGAATAACCGTGAAGCCATTGACAAGCTAGTAGAAGTTTTGTTAGAGAAAGAAACTCTTACAGGAGATGAGTTCAGAGCAATCCTGTCAGAATTTGTTGATGAATCTGTAATAAAAGTAGATAGAACTCCCGTTCGTGAGATGATCAACGCTTGA